One Gordonia pseudamarae genomic window, GACGCTGCGGACGACTTCGTAGCGTTTGCCGTCTTCGGTGTCGACCATCGCCCAGAGGAACGACAGGTCGTTGTGCAGCCCGGGGAACTGCTTGTCGCCGGTGGAGTGGTCTTGGGTGGATGCGTCCACCAGCGATACGTCGGCGATGATGTCGGCGTTTTCGACGTCGAACGAGGACATGGGTGCGTACCTTTCCTATCGATAATTTTACACAGTGTCAGCTTTTTCCATACGGTGTGTCAAGGGTGATGCTCTGCCGGTATCGTCGACCACGTGAGTGAGCCCGCAACCACCCGCGCCGTCGGCGATCGTCGCGCGTCGAGCAAGGGCGACGCGCAACGGGCGCGCATCATCGACGCCCTGGTGGAACTCCTCCGAACCCATCCGATCTCCGAGGTGTCGGTCCAGGGGATCGCCAAGCAGGCGGGCATCACCCGGCCGACGTTCTACGTGTACTTCGAGTCCAAGTACACCGTTCTGGCCGCCGCCGTCGATGACGTGTGGAAGCAGTTCGCGATCACCAAATCCCCGATGTCGGCGGTAGATCCGCGGCTTCCGCCGGCCGAGATGACGCGCCGGCTCACCGGCAACGCGGTACGTGTGTGGGGCGCGCATCATCGACTCATCGCGGCCGCCCTGGAGGCACGGTCGTCCGACGATCAGCTCGCCCGGCTGTGGGACGGGCTACTCGAACAGAACTGCGAGCAGATCCGCGGCGTCCTGGAACTCCTACGCGCGGCGGGTCGTATCCGGCCCGCCTCCGACGACCTGACCGCCCTCGTCGAGGCGTTGTTCGGGATGACGGTGTGGTCGCTGGTCAACAGCACCTGGACCGACGAGGGTCCGGACGGCAACGATTCCGACAGCAACGATCCCGACAGCGACGATCCGGACCGGCGGCCGGCGGACACCGCCCGCGAACACCTCATCGAGGTGATCTCGGCGATCTGGCTGGTATCGATCTGGGGGATATCGCCTGATTCGGACGCCCGACCGGGCGGCCGTATCGGCTGACCGCCGCCGGCCGATACGGCCCCGCACGACCTGCCCGGTCGTCGGTTATTGTTCTCTGATGCCGCCACACTTCGGAGGTCTCCTGAGCGCGTCTCCGCTTACCCGGATGTCCCCTGAGACCGCCCGTGCCCGCATCACCGATGTCAACGATGGCATCATGGCCGTGGCCGGGATGAGTTTGGGCCTGGCGGGTGCCGATGTCGAACGCACCACCACTTTCGCGGTCATCACGATCAGTGCGGTGGTGGGTGCGCTGTCGGTGCTGGGCGCCGAACTCGGCGAGGCCTTTGCTCAGCGTGAGGCCGAGATCGCCACGGCCGCCGAAGAACAACGCCTGCTCGACCTCCAGCCCGAGGAGGAGATCGCCGAGCTCGTCGACTGGTTTGTGGCCAAAGGCGTTTCAGAAGAGACCTCCCGCCAGGTGGCCGTGGAGCTTTCGGAGGCCGATGCACTTTCCGCGCAGTTGGAGATCGAGTACGGCATCCGGGAGATGACCAGTTCCCGCGACGCCTGGACCGACGGGATCTCGGCGGGGGTCGGCTTCTTGATCGGCGCGCTCGCCCCCGTCCTGATCGCCTATCTCCTGCCGATCGGGTGGCGTGAGGAATGGACGATCGTCGCGGCCATCGTCTCACTGACGGTCACCTCGTTCGTCCTGGCGCGTTCGGGCAGATCCGATATCCGCAAGACCGTGGCCCGCTCGGTCATCATGGGCGCGGGCACACTCGCGGTGTCCCATATTCTGGGCGACTGGCTGATCTGAAGGCACTCCCAGAAGAAGTACACACAGAAGCAGTATCCACACAGAGGGCGTATCCGCAGGGGACCTGCTGTGGCGCGGCGACGGTCGTTGCCGCACGCCGACCGGGGCGCGCTACGGTGGATACCTATGAGCCGCCCCACTCCGGCGCCATCGCGACATCGCCGCGAACCAGTGTTCCGAACATTGGAGATCATCGCCACCACTCTTGTCCGCGTGCAGGGGCTGGAGCTGCGCTACTCCGGGATCGACAACATCCCCGGCCGCCGCTCCGATGGGGCGGTTCTGGCGATCAACCACACCGGTTACGTCGACTTCATTCCCGCCGCCCTCGGCGTGTACCGGGCCGGCCGGCGAACCCGATTCATGATCAAGTCCGAGGTCATGTCGATCGGCATCATGCGTTTTCTGGTCAACCGCACCGGCACGGTCGCCGTCGACAGGTCGGCGGGCGCGCAGGCGTACCGGGCGGCGGTCGACAGTTTGCGGTCCGGCGAGGTGGTGGCCGTGTATCCGGAGGCGACGATCAGCCGCAGCTTCGAGTTGAAGGATTTCAAGACCGGCGCGGTGCGGATGGCCGCCGAGTCCGGCGTGCCGATCGTCCCGGTGATCGTGTGGGGTGCGCAGCGCCAGTGGACCAAAGGCGGCATCCGCCGTATGGGCCGGTCGAAGATTCCGGTGTCGGTCACGTTCGGCCCGCCGATCACCGTCGCCGGCGACGCGGACGCCGCCGCCGAGACCGCGCGGCTACGTGAGGTGATGTACCGCATGCTGCTCGACGCCCAGGAGGGCTACGGCCCGCACCCGGCCGGCGAGCTCTGGGTTCCGGCGCGACTGGGCGGTTCGGCGCCCACCCGTGCGGAAGCCGCCGAACTGGAGGAGGCGGAGGCCCGCCGCCGCGCCGAGGCGAAGGCGCAGAAGGCGGCCCGCCCCGCGCGCCCGTGGTGGCGCCATAAACTGGGCCGGTGACCACCCCGGAGCTCATCCCGAGGTGATGCGCTGGTTCACCCCGGTCCACACCAGACCGTTGTCGAGGTCGGCCCGGTTGGTGTGCCAGGCGTCGCGAATAACGTTCTGCGCCATCGCCCACGGATATTCGTCGGCGGCCCGGGGCATGAGCGCCGCGCCCCGTCACGGGTAGCCGGACTGCATGTCCAGGAACGGTCTGTCGGGTCGTTCGCCCGTGCACACGGGCGTCACGACGGTGTGCTCGTCGCCGTTGAAGCGCAGGAGACCCGGGCGACGAATCGTGCCGTAATATCCGATCTCATCGTCCACGACAGGTTGAAATAGCGGACGCAGAACGCGAAGTTCGGTACACCGCTGAGCATCGCACCCCGGAAGGCCACCGTGCCGGGCGCGGTGACCGGTTCGCCGTCAAGGGTCAGGTCCACTTCACCTGGGGTGACACACTGGTCGCCGAACGAAATATGGCATGTGCCCCAGGTGGCGAGGTGGCCGTAGACGTGGCCGTCCGCGGTGACGGTGAGGGCGGTGGGGCCGGGCAGGTGGGGGTCTGCGAAGTCGGTGCGCCGGTAGGTGATCCCGGCGGCGGTCAACGCGTCAACAACAGCTGTACCCATGCGGGCAGTGTGCCCGGGGAGGGTGCATAGGGGTGGCGCGTTTGACTGGGGGTCCCGCGATGCTCGGCGGTCAGGCGTGCGACGGTGAAAGCCCCAGTCGGGCACGCGCAGCGGCGGCTGATCGGGTAGCAACAACAGCGTCCACGCCCGTGAACGACTTAGTGACCAAGGCGAGGAAATCGTCAACGTCGTTCGCGGTAACGGGAGCCAACTCGACTGCCATGGTCGCAGCCACTTCAGGCTCGCCTGAGCCAAGCGCTTCAACCGCCATCTGACGTGCAGCGGAGTCCATGGCATCGCCGTACGCATCCAGGATGCGCCGCGCAAATTGTTCCACCACTTGACTCATACGCCTCAGTCTACAACCTTCGGAGGGTACGCCGACCAGAATATGGACGGGTCCGAGTCTGTCCGCACCTGAGCCCGAACTAGTATGCCATCAACATCTCGCTCAAATACCAGAGATGTCCCGAAGCGTTGGACCGGTCGATCAGGCAATTGAATGGTGATCGCGATCGCGCCTGCAACGTCTTGGTCTGACCAGCTTTCAGGAAAGCGACTCTTGTTCGGGACGGTCGAATCATGCCGGTGCTTATCGAGTACCCGCTCCATGTCCTCAGGGGTGGGCATCGGTGCGGTTCGGGGCGTGAACGGAATCGGCGACCCACCCGGTAGGTCCTGGTATTCATCGGGTAGGTCCGTTCCGCTCGGCATGAATCGGTTGGTTGTCCGTTGTGGGTGGTCGCCGCCACGTTGCGGGATCTGTGAGCGGCCACCACGAATCGGTTCGCCGTATGCAGCCGGCCGACGCCAGCGCCGAGACCAGAACGCCTCGTCCCGCACGCGTCCGGCGGAGGTGAGTCCTTCGCGGCGTGCCCACTCGGCGGCGGCGGCGGCCCGGTACAGGTCATCGTCATCGGCGTTGATCGCATCGTTCATCACGGCGATGAGTTCGGCGTCGTCGAGCCCGGCGAACTGGGCATCCGTCTCGACCGGACCACCTGCGGGTTCACTCAGCGAACTGGGGGTTTCCGTGTCGTCTTCTCGAGAATGGTCGAGTGCAGATCGTGCATCCCACTCCGCTACCGCCGCCTCATACAGTTCGTCGTCCCCTACCCGGTTCGCGTCCTGCATCAACTCCAACAGGTCCGTGTCGGTGAGCCCGGACAGATCCGTTACCTGCGGCGCGACCGGCTGCTCATCGGGCGCGTCCACCGGTGGTGTCAGGACGGGGGTCTCGTTGGCCTGCACATCGGTCTGGATCAGACCCGCGTTACCCGCCCATACCTTCGCGAAGCCCAAGTTCATCGCGGTCCTGATACCGCCACGCTTGGCCTGGATTTCGGGGACCGAGATCAGTCCGGTTTTGGTGTCGGCGAGAAGGTCTACGAGGTCGTAGATCACTTCGGATGGTGCGCACCAGCCGCCGGCGGCGACGATGGAACCACCGGCCAGTTTCGACTGGTCGACGGCGGTCTCGATCACGTCGGCGTCGTTCGCGCCGGATGCGACCAGATGGTCGGGGAAGTCGAGATGTACCTGTGCGATGCTGCCGGAGGTGTTGACACCGGCACGGGTCACCGACTCGATCTTTGATGCGGCGGCGGCGACGAGGCCGGTGTAGTCGAGGTTCTGGCCTCCGGCGTAACCGGACACGTCCGCGGATGCGGTGATCGTGACGGCGGGTTTGGTGGGTGCGGGGGCCTTCTGCTGGATGTTGGCGAGGTTGAAGCGTTTCCCGGCGGATGCGGCGACCGCGACCGGTTCGGAGACGGCTTCGACTGCCGGTGCTACGTCGGTGGCGACAGGCTCGGTGACCTCGACGCGCTGCTCGGTGTCGGTTTCCGCGCCGTCGGTGCTGGTGTCGTTGCCCTGCTCGGCGGAGTCCTCCACACCTGGGTCGGTGTCGTCGGCGGCCACGTCTGCGGTGGTGTCGCCCAACACCTTCGCGGCGAGGTCGGCGCGCTTGGCGCGCACCTCATCAATGCGCTTGTCGGCGGCTTCCTGCGCAGCCTTCGCCGCAACCGCCACTGCCGCCAGGTATTCGAGACCCAGAACCTGGTCTTCGCTGGTGGGGTCGGTGTCATCGAGGGCCGAAAACTTGTCGGTCACCTCGCTGAGCAGCTGGTCGAGGTCACCGCGGGTTGCGTCTTCGAGCAGGGTTGCGACGGCGGCGGTGCGCTGCTTCTCGGTGCTACCTTCGGCAGCCTTGTCGATCATGGTCTGTAGGTCGAGTGCCACGGCGGTTCTCCTGTGCCGATTCCGACACCCCAGGTGTGGGGTGTTCGGTTCGGCCCATCCGCCAGCAACCGCTTACAAGGGTTTATGTAGTTGTGGGTGAGCGTAAACGTTGGGGGTGCACCCGGCTATGCGGGTGTGCTGACCTGCGCGTAGTGCCCCCCGTATTTTGCTACGTCTCGGCGTGCATCCGTTTCGGACAGATACCGTTTGACCGTGCCGTTCGGGCGGTGTGCCTCGTGGACGATGACCCGCTTCTGACCACCACAGTTACAGGCCATTGTCGGCCACCTCCTGTGGGCGGGTGTGGTTGTCGCGGTACCCTTCCCGCCACATACGGGCACACACCGGCATCCCGTAATACGGGTTCGACGCACCGGGTTCGGCCTGCTGTCCCTCCCGGTACGCTGCCTCTACCATCGTCCGATCAGTCATGTGGTCCTCCCTCTACCGACGCCGCCATCGTGTTCTTTGGCGGCTGCTACGAACGCCCTGTTCACGCGCTTGCCGTACGTCAACCGCCAGAATGCCGCCAACCGCCATATCTAGACCAGGGTTCCTACGTGCAGCTTCCGACTTCAACGCCGCGATCTCTTGTTGTACGTCCTGCCCGAACCGTTTCCGAGCCGCAAGGCTTTCAGCTTTCCTTATGATGTCGTTGTCTGACATGGCTGGTAGGCCAGTCGACGCCTTCTGCGCCTTGATCGCATACGACTCGGGATCGTGTGGTGGTTCCCATCTGCGGGCACGTTGCGCAGCTTCCGCAGTGGTTTCCCACTCTCGACCCTCCGGCCGTGGGATGCCGGGGGCGAGAATACGGTGCATTTCCTCCGCTTGCTCGGCGCTCATCTCCTCCACTAGCGGAGAGTCCAATATCGCTGAACGGGCCGCGTCACGTTCAGCCTCAGATTCGTTGATGCGCTGCACCCACTCAGCTTTTGCTGCGTTCTGCGCATGGCGGAACTCACGCTTCTTCTCCGGCGTCATCTCTACACCCAGCTTCTCCTGCTGGATCGGGTGCTCTCCGCGATCTACCGCATCCGACAACGCCAACTCGGCCGCCATGTTGGCGATCATCATTCGCTTGACGCGGACGCCTTCTTCGGCGGCCTGAGGGGACGTTTCCGCCGTGTACATATCCCGCAGCTCACGGATCGTTTTGATTTGATCCTCCGACGCGGGTGGGCCAGCCGGGGCCGGGTCAGCAGATACGTCCTGTTCGTCGCGGGCTTTGTCTGCTGCTGAGGTGTAGCCGTCACGGACCGCGTCCCGCTCAGCGATCGCCGCTGCCGTCTCCTCCGGCGACCTGCCCAACGCCTCCTCAAACCCGGTGCCGTCCTGCTCGGCTTTCGTTTCGGTTTCCCGGACCGTGTTCCATGCCTGTGCGCGTTCCGGTGTCGCCTCCACTGCCGGGGCGTCCCCCGCTGTCGAGGTAGCGGTCTCCGGCCGGGCACCGTCATTGGTGCCTGCGCGTGCGGCGGCCATCTTCTGCTCATGCCGCAACAGGCCCTCTGCGACCTCGACACGAGCGATCGCCGCATCCACATCCGGGCCACCGCTATCGATTCGGGCCTTCAAATCGGCAGTCGCGGTGTCGAGTTCGGCGCGTACAAGATCGAGCTGCACCGAATCCAAGTCTTCGGGTGGCCCAACCCGGTCGTCGATGTCGGGGCCGGGTTCTTCCCGGTCCGGTTGCCGGCGCGCCCACTCGGTGAACGCAGCCTCGTACACGTCGGGGTTTTTGTCCTGCGCGGCAGCATCCCCCATCAGCTCGGTGAGGTCGCTGTCTCCCATCGCGGACAGGCTGAGTGCCTTCTTCCCGGGGCGGGCGATAATGATCGATCCGATGGGCTGTTTGTAGCGTTTCGCGCCGGCCGGTGTGCGGACACGGCGGACCGCAGCCGCAGTCAAGTCGTCAATGAGTCGACCAGACGCAGTGATCGCACCCAACCGGATACCCACTCGACTTCGCGCCCGTTTAACGATTCTGTCGGGTAGTGGTCCCGCGCATCCCACACCGGCACGGTCGGCGGGTTCGCGACGTGGTAGCCCAATTCGAGGACCGCAGGGTCGTCGGCCGGCAGGTTTGTTGTGCCCTCCTGCACCATTTCGAGCAGGTCGACAGTGCGGAGTTGCGTGTCGGACAAGCGGAACTTGTCAAGGTGATTGAGTCCAGTGGGTGTTACGCGGCGGCGTGATCGGTCGTGGTGTCGGGCTTGTTGATCCAGGCGCTGGCCGGCAGGTTCAGGATCTTCGGTGTCGGGTCTGCGGGCGTGAATCGTTCGGGGTGGGCCAAACGGGCCGCGGTCAGCACACCAGTTCGCTGCGTTGCTTTGTCGGTGGCGAGGCCGAAGTGGACGTCGGCCGGGGTGTGCAGGCCGATGCCGGTGTGCCGGTGTTCGTGGTTGTACCAGGTCACGAACGTGTCGAGGAAGTCCCGGGCGTGGTGGATGGATCCGAACCTTTGCGGGAACGTGGGCCCGTACTTGAGGGTCTTGAACAGTGATTCGGAGTACGGGTTGTCGTTGGACACCTTCGGTCGCGAATGTGACCGGGTCACCTCGAGGTCCGCGAGCAGCGCTGCGACCGGTTTGCTGGTCATCGATGTTCCCCGGTCGGCGTGCACCACCGTTGGTGTGCCATGAACCCTGAAGACGTCGGTCATGAATTCCACTGCGAGTACTGCTGATTCGCGGGTTTGTACGTGGGCGCCGACAATGTAGCGGGAGTAGATGTCGACCATCACGTAGGCGTCGTAGTAGACGCCCTTGACCGGCCCGGGCAGCTTCGTGATGTCCCAGGTATAGACCTGCCGGGGCCCGGTCGCGACCAGCTCCGGGCAGGTGCGGGTGGGGTGTCGGGCCTGCCGGCGCCGCTCGGTGACCTGTTTGTTCTCCCGCAGGATCCGGTACATCGTCGATACCGAACACAGGTAGATGCCCTCGTCGAGCAGCTGCGCATACACCTCGAGCGGGGCCTGGTCGACGAACCGGTCACAGTTCAACATCGTCAACACGCGGGCGCGTTCGGCGTCGGTGAGCTTGTTCACGGGCACCTTCCTCGCGGCCGGTGCCGGCCACTGCCTGCGCGCCCTGCTGCGGGCGGCGGTAGATCGCGTCACCGCCGTCAGCGAGGTGGCTGCCCGGGTGCTCACGCCGGCCTCGGTCAGGTCGTGATGGGTGGCCATCAGTGCTTCTTGCGCGGCTCGTCGGTGTCCGCGCTCTCGGAGATCTGTTCCAAGAGCGCGTGCGCTTTTCCCATGATCTCCAGAGCCGCCTCGGTGGTGGCCAACCGCTTGCCGGTCCTGTCGAGTTCGCGTTTGAGTCGGGCGATCTCGACCTGCTCGGCGGTGAGCTTGCCGATCTTCACCCCAGCGGGTTTGCCGTCGAGGACACCGGCGTCGCGTTGTTTGCGCCATTCGCTGATCAGCGACGAGTACAGGCCCTCGGTACGCAGGTAGGCGCCGCCCTCGCCGCGCTCACAGGCCTGTTCATATGCGGCCAGGTGGGCGAGTTTGTCCGCCGGGGTGAACGTGCGGCGTCGGCGCGGACCGTCAGAACGCGGATGCGAGGAATCCATGCAGGCATTGTCCCCGGCCACGGCCAGGCTGGAAATTGTCATCGTGGGGTTGATCCGTATCTCGCCCTGCAGGCGGGTTTGCTCTGAACCGCTGGACTCAACTCACCCTGACACGCAGGGTTTCACGGCCATAATGTGGCCGAACGTCTGGTCAACCTGGGCTACATCATCCCGTGACTGATGGTAGAAGAGCTCGTCCATGGCACTGTTAAGCTCCATGCGTAAGACCCGGTCGGCGCTCATGAATTCCTCGACGTTACTGGCCGCTTCGAACAGTTCCCCAAGATCGTCAAGTCTTGTTCGGACGCTGTCCACATCAGGCAGCTGGTCGAGTCGGTCGAGCTCAGCCAAGACTTCCGGGGAAAACGATTCTGTCGGGTAGTGGTCCCGCGCATCCCACACCGGCACGGTCGGCGGGTTCGCGACGTGGTAGCCCAATTCGAGGACCGCAGGGTCGTCGGCCGGCAGGTTTGTTGTGCCCTCCTGCACCATTTCGAGCAGGTCGACAGTGCGGAGTTGCGTGTCGGACAGGTCGTAGATGGGGATGCCTTCTGCGAGCCCCTCGTTTATGGTTGCGGTTCTGTCGGCGACTGCGCCGTTGATTGTCCGGACAGTGTCGCGGGTCACGACCGTGTTCGTTGTGGCTTCGCTGATTCCGATTGCTCTGAGTTCGTCGGTGAGTGTTTCGACGGTGAACGTGTGGGCTTCGGCCTTTGCTGGTGCGGTGGCGTCGGGGGTAGGGCTGCTGCTGGTGGTCCATGCACTGAATCGGCCGCGGTTGATGGGGTCAGCGCCGCGGTTGAGGCCGCGTGCACCGATCGCGGCGGTGATCGTGTCCCGTGCCACGGTGGCGCGTGAGGGTGGCGCGGTGGCGGCTGCGATCACCGCTTTCGCGTCACGGGCACGCCGAGCACGGCTGGTCGCGTCGCCGAGGATGTTGCGGGCACGGCCAACGCGGGTAGCGCGCTGCTCGTGCGCGGACGCCGTAACCGCCACCAGCACGTCACAGGCTGTGGTTCGGCGGGCACGGCGGGCGGAAGCGACCATGCTGCGAGCGTCCGCGAGGCGGGTGCGGGCGACCTCCGCACGAGCCACAGCACGCACTTTCGACAGCACGTACGCGTCGAGTTCGGCGACTGACTGCGGGAGTAGCGCCGACGCGGGCGGAACGATCCCGGCCGCGACCAGAGTGCTCACACCCCCGGATGCGACCAGCTGCTCGGTGCGTGGGACCGGGAACCCGGGGACGTTGACCGCGAGCGCGGCGACGAGTTCGAGGTTTCCGTTGATGCCGCGCCAATCACCGGATACCCCGGACCGGCGCAACTCGTCGACACGCTGGTCCCCGATGCCGGGGACCAGACGGCCGGCGAGCCAGATACCGTGAGCGTCTTCGCCGGCGCGGACTATCGCGGTGACAGCGCCGGTGTTGTCGTAGTGCGCGGCCGCTGACGCGGCATCTTCCCCGAGACCGGCGTGGCCGGTGCCGAGCGTGATCTTCCCGACCGGCAGGGCGCCGTCGTCGGTGTCGACGATGCCTTGGTGGAAGTACTGGTAGCCGCTGGTGGATGAGGGTGGGGTGACGCACTGGTCGCCGTATCCGATGTGGCACGATCCCCAGGTGGCGAGGTGTCCGTAGACGTGGCCGTCCGCGGTGACAGTGAGCGCTGTCGGGCCAGACAGGTGGGGGTCTGCGAAGTCGGTTCGCCGGTAGGTGATCCCGGCGGCAGTGATCGCGTCAACAACAGCTGTACCCATACGGGGCAGTGTGCCCGTGAAGGGTGCACAGGCGGGTGGCATCGTGATACTCTGAGCCTTGCAGGGCGACCCCCCCGCGAGTCTTGAAAAAATAGACCAACTGAAAGCTGGGGGCACCACCGCCCTGCTTTTACATATCTACGCTAGGGTTATCTTTCGGATCTTCCCGTCGGAGTGCAGGACCCACAGGTCTTTGATCCGGTTACTGGGGTTCGGCGCCTGAGCCACGTTGTACATCGACATCGCTCGTTCCAGCTCAGAGGTCAGCTCGGCGGGGCCGATGTCGATGATGAACCTGTCTTTTATGAACGGGGGATCATGTTTTTCCCGTGCGCTCTTGACTGCCTTCCTGATCGCCCCATGCATCGCGTAAGCGGTGTTCTTGGTGGATTTGACTTCCACGTGGATCGCCTCACTTTCGGCGTCCTGTTGCCAAATCATGTCGTTCGACGGCGTGCGCCCAGTCCGCCTACCGTCATCGTTGTACTCCCACTCTCCAAGCGGTAGCCATTCCACCTGGTGCCCAAGCCGCTGCAAACGCTTCACTGCTTCGACCTCGTGCTGCGCGAGTGGTTCCCCGCGATAGTCGGGTAACGCTCGTTCCTGCTCGTCGGCGCGCCGCTGACTCGACCAGGGCCGGAGTTTGTGCGGGTGCGGGCTGGATCGGTGCGCGCGTTTGTCTCCCACTGTCTGGATGTCCGCGAGGCGCCGCGTTCCCATACGACGGCGGGGGGTGCGGTGGTCGATGCCGTCGAGAGGTTCCCCCTTGACAGCTGGCCGCCCGAACCTACGCGACCAGTAGCTGACGTTGCGTACGTGCCGACGCCCGGCGGAGGTGAGTCCTTCGCGGCGTGCCCACTCGGCGGCTGCGGCCCGGTACAGGTCATCGTCATCGGCGTTGATCGCATCGTTCATCACGGCGAGGAGTTCGGTGTCGTCGAGGTCGTCGAATTGGCCGCCACCGGCCGGGACCGGTTCAGGATCGTCCGCAATCCCGGGGTCGTCGGGGCGTGCTGCTCGCGCATCCCACTCCGCTACCGCAGCGTCGTACAGCTCGTCATCCCCGACACGGTTCGCGTCCTGCATCAACTCCAACAGGTCCGTGTCGGTGAGCCCGGACAGATCCGTTACCTGCGGCGCGACCGGCTGCTCATCGGGCGCGTCCACCGGTGGTGTCAGGACGGGGGTCTCGTTGGCCTGCACATCGGTCTGGATCAGACCCGCGTTACCCGCCCATACCTTCGCGAAGCCCAAGTTCATCGCGGTCCTGATACCGCCACGCTTGGCCTGGATTTCGGGGACCGAGAGCAACCCGGTCTTGCGGCCGGCGAGCAAATCCACGAGGTCGCAGATCATTTCCGACGGGTCACACCAGCCGCCGGCGGCGACAAGCCCTGTGTAGTCGAGGTTTTGGGCGCCTGCATAGCAGGATACGTCGGCGGCTGCGGGGATGACGACGGCGGGCTTGGCGGCGTCCTCTACACCCTGATCGGCATCTGCACTGTCCGTGTCCGCAGTGGTGTCACCGAGGACCTTCGCGGCGAGTTCGGCACGCCTGGCGCGGATCTCGTCGACGTGCTTGTCTGCTGCTTCCTGCACAGACTTCGCGGCAACCGCTACCGCCACCAGGTATTCGAGACCGAGTACCCCGTCTTCGGTGCCGAGGTCGGTGCCGGCGAGGGCCGAAAACTTGTCGATGACTTCACCGAGCAGAGCGTCGAGGTCGCCACGGTTGGCGCCTTCCAACGCTTTGGCGACGGCGGAGGTGCGCTGCTTCTCGGTGCTGCCTTCGGCGGCCTTGTCGATCAGGGTCTGTAGGTCGAGTGCCACGGCAGTTCTCCTGTGCCGATTCCGACACCCCAGGTGTGGGGTGTTCGGTTCGGCCCATCCGCCAGCAACCGCTTACATAGGTCTATGTAGTTGTGGGTGAGCGTAAACGGTGGAGGTGCAACGCCGACAGCCATACACACATCTGGCA contains:
- a CDS encoding TetR/AcrR family transcriptional regulator; the encoded protein is MSEPATTRAVGDRRASSKGDAQRARIIDALVELLRTHPISEVSVQGIAKQAGITRPTFYVYFESKYTVLAAAVDDVWKQFAITKSPMSAVDPRLPPAEMTRRLTGNAVRVWGAHHRLIAAALEARSSDDQLARLWDGLLEQNCEQIRGVLELLRAAGRIRPASDDLTALVEALFGMTVWSLVNSTWTDEGPDGNDSDSNDPDSDDPDRRPADTAREHLIEVISAIWLVSIWGISPDSDARPGGRIG
- a CDS encoding VIT1/CCC1 transporter family protein, with product MSPETARARITDVNDGIMAVAGMSLGLAGADVERTTTFAVITISAVVGALSVLGAELGEAFAQREAEIATAAEEQRLLDLQPEEEIAELVDWFVAKGVSEETSRQVAVELSEADALSAQLEIEYGIREMTSSRDAWTDGISAGVGFLIGALAPVLIAYLLPIGWREEWTIVAAIVSLTVTSFVLARSGRSDIRKTVARSVIMGAGTLAVSHILGDWLI
- a CDS encoding lysophospholipid acyltransferase family protein, whose amino-acid sequence is MSRPTPAPSRHRREPVFRTLEIIATTLVRVQGLELRYSGIDNIPGRRSDGAVLAINHTGYVDFIPAALGVYRAGRRTRFMIKSEVMSIGIMRFLVNRTGTVAVDRSAGAQAYRAAVDSLRSGEVVAVYPEATISRSFELKDFKTGAVRMAAESGVPIVPVIVWGAQRQWTKGGIRRMGRSKIPVSVTFGPPITVAGDADAAAETARLREVMYRMLLDAQEGYGPHPAGELWVPARLGGSAPTRAEAAELEEAEARRRAEAKAQKAARPARPWWRHKLGR
- a CDS encoding major capsid protein, which encodes MALDLQTMIDKAAEGSTEKQRTAAVATLLEDATRGDLDQLLSEVTDKFSALDDTDPTSEDQVLGLEYLAAVAVAAKAAQEAADKRIDEVRAKRADLAAKVLGDTTADVAADDTDPGVEDSAEQGNDTSTDGAETDTEQRVEVTEPVATDVAPAVEAVSEPVAVAASAGKRFNLANIQQKAPAPTKPAVTITASADVSGYAGGQNLDYTGLVAAAASKIESVTRAGVNTSGSIAQVHLDFPDHLVASGANDADVIETAVDQSKLAGGSIVAAGGWCAPSEVIYDLVDLLADTKTGLISVPEIQAKRGGIRTAMNLGFAKVWAGNAGLIQTDVQANETPVLTPPVDAPDEQPVAPQVTDLSGLTDTDLLELMQDANRVGDDELYEAAVAEWDARSALDHSREDDTETPSSLSEPAGGPVETDAQFAGLDDAELIAVMNDAINADDDDLYRAAAAAEWARREGLTSAGRVRDEAFWSRRWRRPAAYGEPIRGGRSQIPQRGGDHPQRTTNRFMPSGTDLPDEYQDLPGGSPIPFTPRTAPMPTPEDMERVLDKHRHDSTVPNKSRFPESWSDQDVAGAIAITIQLPDRPVQRFGTSLVFERDVDGILVRAQVRTDSDPSIFWSAYPPKVVD
- a CDS encoding ribosome modulation factor, translating into MTDRTMVEAAYREGQQAEPGASNPYYGMPVCARMWREGYRDNHTRPQEVADNGL
- a CDS encoding IS3 family transposase (programmed frameshift) translates to MTISSLAVAGDNACMDSSHPRSDGPRRRRTFTPADKLAHLAAYEQACERGEGGAYLRTEGLYSSLISEWRKQRDAGVLDGKPAGVKIGKLTAEQVEIARLKRELDRTGKRLATTEAALEIMGKAPRALGTDLRERGHRRAAQEALMATHHDLTEAGVSTRAATSLTAVTRSTAARSRARRQWPAPAARKVPVNKLTDAERARVLTMLNCDRFVDQAPLEVYAQLLDEGIYLCSVSTMYRILRENKQVTERRRQARHPTRTCPELVATGPRQVYTWDITKLPGPVKGVYYDAYVMVDIYSRYIVGAHVQTRESAVLAVEFMTDVFRVHGTPTVVHADRGTSMTSKPVAALLADLEVTRSHSRPKVSNDNPYSESLFKTLKYGPTFPQRFGSIHHARDFLDTFVTWYNHEHRHTGIGLHTPADVHFGLATDKATQRTGVLTAARLAHPERFTPADPTPKILNLPASAWINKPDTTTDHAAA